Proteins co-encoded in one Aminivibrio sp. genomic window:
- a CDS encoding DnaJ domain-containing protein — translation MAAPMEILDCFEILGITPGAHPGEIRSAFRRLALSFHPDVAGPGEAGKFETIAAAYAVLKSASPGEVADALKKRKKSPGAAPRKERGSSPFRRWRKGKATSSPSGKTEEEGDGSGRIRELLLERALVEAELSVARLLERARAGESAENVSQLVKRLLGAHPGVRLLALGALGRKAPGEEVFAALLEMVRLWPVDEDVLEHLVLLDYSQERRRKMAEALAARAASLPERPALAFLRWMSPLPDRADFLGKILSHQSARVLASALSLWPGGTLPDDLALIRLLKRDEEEILVPLLRILKSGGAPPWAGPRLAALSEKHPSAAVRVWARSIVRAQNLV, via the coding sequence ATGGCCGCGCCCATGGAAATACTGGACTGCTTTGAAATTCTCGGCATTACTCCCGGCGCCCATCCCGGAGAAATCCGGTCAGCCTTCCGCCGCCTTGCCCTCTCTTTCCACCCTGACGTGGCCGGTCCCGGGGAAGCGGGCAAGTTCGAGACCATTGCCGCTGCCTACGCCGTCCTGAAGTCGGCAAGTCCGGGAGAAGTGGCCGATGCTCTGAAAAAGAGGAAAAAATCTCCGGGGGCTGCACCCCGGAAGGAACGGGGCAGCTCCCCCTTCCGCCGGTGGAGAAAGGGAAAGGCGACTTCATCCCCTTCAGGAAAAACGGAGGAAGAGGGGGACGGCTCGGGAAGGATCCGGGAACTCCTCCTGGAACGGGCCCTGGTGGAGGCGGAGCTCTCGGTTGCCAGACTGCTTGAAAGGGCCAGGGCGGGGGAGAGTGCCGAAAATGTTTCCCAACTGGTGAAGCGCCTCCTCGGGGCTCACCCCGGAGTGCGGCTTCTTGCCCTGGGAGCCCTGGGCCGGAAGGCGCCCGGGGAAGAAGTGTTTGCCGCCCTCCTTGAAATGGTGCGCCTCTGGCCCGTGGATGAAGATGTGCTTGAACACCTGGTCCTCTTGGACTATTCCCAGGAGCGGAGGAGAAAGATGGCCGAAGCTCTCGCCGCCCGGGCGGCTTCCTTGCCTGAACGGCCGGCCCTGGCCTTTCTCCGGTGGATGTCCCCCCTCCCGGACAGGGCGGACTTCCTGGGGAAAATCCTTTCACACCAGTCGGCTCGGGTACTTGCCTCGGCCCTTTCTCTCTGGCCGGGGGGCACCCTTCCGGACGACCTTGCCCTCATCCGTCTGCTGAAGCGGGATGAAGAGGAGATTCTCGTCCCCCTCCTGAGAATACTGAAGTCCGGGGGAGCCCCTCCGTGGGCCGGCCCACGGCTTGCTGCACTATCGGAAAAACATCCTTCCGCTGCCGTCAGAGTTTGGGCCCGGAGTATTGTGCGGGCCCAAAATCTGGTATAA
- a CDS encoding Hsp70 family protein, with the protein MRTVGSFSSGDGPVLGIDLGTRYALCAVFDDAQGPLVVPNRWGKRSTPSVTAWTGNGWTAGETAAAGEMKHPSTTWWDLKRKVGTPWKGRCGRASVSAEDALVPLLTLLREDGEAFLGTFVEACVLAVPASFSFAERSAMARAARSAGFSRLRIVNEPTAAALAFGSSGRFLILDYGAGTVDLSVVECGGGVWQVIESSGTPSCGGRDFDAALAVLLAEKSGINPGGADSPLHRMLLSEAEEVKIALSACLSHEWTPPAGPGASSVTVTRREFEDLVRPSLERVVAMAASLRDEHGPAKLLLVGGGSRIPLLRTLLAERVARPEHLSRCPDEAVVTGAALYGSRAGTERLLLDVLSDDLGILAADGTPVPLLEKGMHLPARVGKKFTSVGSGPFILRVFQGDRNRVISTVRIPDAEKGESITLVFAVDSGGLLRMDILREDGRAAVIPPLEVGSSGASSFDPQPEDLLDLEKRFAMVSPVLSPAQQARGELLFRTVKSLRDEGYYPEGAEFLEQMVAEMERVIR; encoded by the coding sequence GTGAGGACCGTCGGTTCGTTTTCCTCCGGTGACGGTCCCGTTCTCGGAATCGACCTCGGAACGAGATACGCCTTGTGTGCCGTTTTCGACGACGCACAGGGACCCCTGGTCGTTCCGAACCGCTGGGGGAAGAGATCCACTCCCTCGGTGACCGCGTGGACGGGGAACGGATGGACGGCCGGAGAGACTGCGGCGGCGGGGGAAATGAAGCACCCCTCCACCACGTGGTGGGACCTGAAGCGCAAGGTCGGCACACCGTGGAAAGGACGGTGCGGCCGGGCCTCCGTCTCCGCCGAGGATGCCCTCGTTCCGCTATTGACCCTTCTCCGGGAGGACGGGGAGGCCTTTCTGGGCACCTTTGTGGAGGCCTGCGTCCTTGCCGTTCCCGCCTCCTTCAGCTTTGCCGAGCGGTCCGCCATGGCCCGGGCCGCCCGTTCGGCAGGCTTTTCGCGGTTGAGGATCGTCAACGAACCCACGGCTGCGGCTCTTGCCTTCGGCTCGTCGGGGAGATTTCTCATCCTCGACTACGGCGCCGGCACCGTGGACCTGTCGGTGGTGGAGTGCGGCGGCGGAGTCTGGCAGGTCATCGAGAGCAGTGGAACACCCTCCTGCGGCGGCCGGGATTTCGACGCCGCCCTGGCGGTGCTTCTGGCCGAAAAGAGCGGGATCAACCCCGGAGGAGCGGACTCGCCCCTTCACCGCATGCTTCTCTCCGAAGCCGAGGAGGTCAAGATCGCCCTTTCCGCCTGCCTCTCCCATGAGTGGACCCCTCCGGCGGGTCCGGGAGCTTCTTCCGTGACGGTCACCCGAAGGGAGTTCGAAGACCTGGTCCGTCCGTCCCTGGAACGGGTTGTCGCCATGGCTGCGTCCCTCCGGGATGAGCACGGGCCGGCGAAACTCCTTCTCGTCGGCGGAGGGAGCCGGATTCCCCTCCTGAGAACCCTTCTCGCTGAACGGGTGGCCAGGCCTGAACACCTCAGCCGGTGCCCCGACGAGGCGGTGGTCACCGGGGCCGCCCTGTACGGCAGCCGGGCCGGGACGGAACGGCTGCTTCTGGATGTGCTGTCGGATGACCTCGGAATACTCGCCGCCGACGGAACTCCTGTTCCGCTGCTGGAGAAAGGCATGCACCTCCCTGCGAGAGTGGGAAAAAAATTCACCAGCGTCGGCAGCGGTCCGTTCATCCTCCGTGTTTTCCAGGGAGACCGGAATCGGGTCATTTCAACCGTGAGGATTCCTGACGCAGAAAAAGGAGAGTCCATCACCCTCGTCTTTGCCGTCGACTCCGGGGGACTGCTCCGGATGGACATCCTCAGGGAGGACGGGCGCGCCGCAGTCATACCGCCCCTCGAGGTCGGATCTTCCGGCGCATCCTCCTTCGACCCGCAGCCAGAGGATCTTCTCGACCTCGAAAAGCGGTTCGCCATGGTCTCCCCGGTCCTGTCCCCGGCGCAGCAGGCCAGGGGAGAGCTTCTTTTCCGAACCGTGAAGAGCCTCCGGGACGAGGGGTACTACCCCGAGGGGGCTGAATTCCTGGAGCAGATGGTGGCCGAGATGGAGAGGGTGATTCGCTGA